A single window of Nicotiana sylvestris chromosome 3, ASM39365v2, whole genome shotgun sequence DNA harbors:
- the LOC104244608 gene encoding L-type lectin-domain containing receptor kinase S.1 → MLPILFILINLTIFPSISALDFLFNSFTTNSTPVLNLIDDARLEPPVIRLTNDSNQFSRGRAFYPSPIPIKSTSNSTSISSSFSTQFIFSILPDDPSSPGFGLAFVLSASTSPPNALSSQYFGLFTNATVHTVAPLLAVEFDTGRNPEFNDPDRNHVGIDLNSIESVVTQTAGYYNSSGNGSDSFVPLNMRSGQNIHVWIEFNGPEFEINVTIAPAGMSRPVKTMLSYKNPIIANYTSADMFVGFSASKTQWIEAQRVLAWSFSDSGVARDINTTNLPVFQLENLTSSLSPGAIAGIVVGCVAAVLGCLCVFYWFWWKRRGKEEEDVIEDWELEYWPHRFSYEELNLATKGFSKDELLGAGGFGKVYKGILSNNTEVAVKCVNHDSRQGIREFMAEISTIGRLQHKNLVQMRGWCRKGNELMIVYDYMPNGSLNKWIFDKPEKVMNWVDRRRVLADVAEGLNYLHHGWEQVVVHRDIKSSNVLLDSEMRGRLGDFGLAKLYTHGGVPNTTRVVGTLGYLAPEVVTRATPTAASDVYSFGVVVLEVACGRRPIDTGFMVEEEEVLIDWVRQKYREGRLCEAADDRIRGQYSEDEMEAMLKLGLTCCHPDPLRRPTMREVVAVLLGENVEATQNELLAELTPTVSSMKDRSSSASEEGDKYLSQESELLSVV, encoded by the coding sequence atgcTACCTATACTATTCATTCTCATCAATCTTACAATTTTCCCATCTATTTCTGCTCTCGATTTTCTCTTCAATTCCTTCACTACCAACTCCACCCCAGTCCTAAACCTCATCGACGATGCTCGCCTTGAGCCGCCAGTGATCCGCCTCACCAACGACTCCAACCAATTTTCCCGTGGCCGTGCTTTTTACCCATCTCCAATTCCTATCAAATCCACTTCCAATTCTACTTCCATTTCCTCCTCTTTCTCTACCCAATTCATCTTCTCTATTCTCCCCGATGATCCCTCTAGTCCCGGTTTCGGTCTTGCTTTTGTTCTTTCAGCTTCAACTTCCCCACCCAACGCTCTCTCCAGTCAATACTTTGGACTTTTCACTAACGCCACCGTTCATACCGTGGCTCCACTTCTCGCCGTCGAGTTTGATACGGGTCGTAACCCGGAATTCAATGATCCGGATAGAAACCATGTCGGAATTGATCTTAACAGCATCGAATCTGTCGTTACTCAAACGGCTGGATATTATAATTCTTCTGGTAATGGTAGTGATTCTTTCGTGCCTCTAAATATGCGAAGTGGACAAAATATTCATGTTTGGATCGAGTTCAATGGGCCTGAATTCGAGATTAATGTTACTATAGCTCCAGCTGGTATGTCACGGCCTGTTAAGACTATGCTAAGTTATAAAAACCCCATAATTGCAAATTACACGTCTGCTGATATGTTTGTTGGGTTCTCTGCTTCCAAGACTCAATGGATTGAGGCACAAAGAGTTTTAGCTTGGAGTTTTAGTGATTCTGGAGTTGCACGGGATATTAATACTACGAATTTGCCTGTTTTTCAGCTGGAAAATTTGACGTCTTCGTTATCTCCCGGTGCTATTGCTGGGATTGTAGTTggttgtgttgctgctgtgttagGTTGTTTGTGTGTATTTTATTGGTTTTGGTGGAAGAGGAGGGGTAAGGAGGAAGAGGATGTAATTGAAGATTGGGAACTCGAGTATTGGCCTCATAGATTTTCATATGAAGAGCTTAACCTAGCTACAAAAGGGTTCTCTAAAGATGAGCTACTTGGGGCTGGTGGATTTGGTAAAGTATACAAGGGAATACTATCTAATAACACAGAAGTGGCAGTGAAATGTGTGAACCATGACTCAAGACAAGGAATAAGGGAATTCATGGCTGAGATATCGACTATCGGAAGGCTTCAACACAAGAATTTAGTACAAATGAGAGGGTGGTGTAGGAAGGGAAATGAACTTATGATTGTGTATGATTACATGCCTAATGGAAGTCTGAATAAATGGATATTTGATAAGCCAGAGAAGGTTATGAATTGGGTAGACAGGAGGAGGGTCCTAGCTGATGTTGCTGAGGGTTTGAACTATTTACATCATGGTTGGGAACAAGTGGTTGTACATAGGGATATTAAATCTAGCAATGTTTTGTTAGATAGTGAAATGAGAGGGagattgggtgattttgggctagCAAAGTTATACACTCACGGTGGTGTCCCTAATACTACTAGGGTAGTAGGTACATTAGGGTACTTGGCACCTGAAGTGGTGACAAGGGCTACACCAACTGCAGCTAGTGATGTTTATAGTTTTGGGGTGGTGGTGTTGGAGGTGGCGTGTGGGCGAAGGCCGATTGACACAGGGTTTATGGTAGAGGAAGAGGAAGTGTTGATTGATTGGGTTAGACAAAAGTACAGGGAAGGGAGATTGTGTGAGGCAGCAGATGATAGGATTAGGGGGCAGTATTCGGAGGACGAAATGGAAGCTATGTTGAAACTAGGCCTAACTTGTTGTCACCCGGATCCTCTCCGACGACCTACTATGAGAGAGGTGGTTGCTGTATTGCTAGGTGAGAATGTGGAGGCAACACAAAATGAATTGCTAGCTGAATTAACACCTACTGTCAGCAGCATGAAAGATAGAAGCAGTAGTGCAAGTGAGGAAGGAGATAAATACTTGTCACAAGAATCGGAACTACTATCGGTTGTGTAG